One genomic window of Corynebacterium diphtheriae includes the following:
- a CDS encoding FtsW/RodA/SpoVE family cell cycle protein → MTFLRRITARPVEFGLLVMATLLIAVTLINLNMAQGLSVTSETLWVIGGFIGVFTIAHLALCFTAPHADQVMLPVASVLNGLGLVMVYRIDLARDTALASRQVIWTLVGILLMIAVLVFIRDHRMLSRYSYVLGLLGLILLALPMVWPTKMNADANIWISIGPFSVQPGEFSKILLLIFFAQLLVNKRALFNVAGYRFLGLEFPRLRDLGPILGVWAFAILVMAGENDFGPALLLFSTVLGMLYLATNRVSWLIIGAALVAVGGTALYQISSKIQSRVTNFINPLDNFNGTGYQLSQSLFGLSSGGVAGAGLGLGHPELIPVAESDFILAAVGEELGFIGLAAVLVLFAIFITRGLRTALRARDSYGKLMAAGLSLTLAIQVFVVTAGITALMPMTGLTTPFMSQGGSSLMANYILLGLILRISHSTQAAANDVVSMDEQAARGQEAHR, encoded by the coding sequence ATGACCTTCCTACGACGCATTACCGCACGCCCCGTGGAATTCGGGCTACTCGTGATGGCAACCCTGCTCATCGCAGTCACCCTAATTAACCTCAACATGGCCCAAGGGCTGTCGGTCACCTCCGAAACACTCTGGGTGATCGGCGGCTTCATCGGCGTGTTCACCATCGCCCACCTCGCGCTATGTTTTACCGCCCCGCATGCCGACCAAGTCATGCTGCCGGTAGCCAGCGTGCTCAACGGGCTAGGGCTGGTCATGGTGTACCGCATCGACCTCGCACGTGACACCGCCCTTGCTAGCCGCCAGGTGATCTGGACCCTTGTGGGTATCCTCCTCATGATCGCCGTCTTGGTGTTTATTCGCGACCACCGGATGTTGTCGCGCTACTCCTATGTGCTGGGCTTGCTTGGTCTGATCTTGCTCGCACTGCCCATGGTGTGGCCTACCAAGATGAATGCCGACGCCAACATTTGGATCTCCATCGGACCGTTCTCCGTACAGCCAGGTGAGTTTTCCAAGATCTTGCTGCTGATTTTCTTCGCGCAGCTTTTGGTCAACAAACGCGCCCTATTTAACGTGGCCGGCTACCGATTCCTCGGGCTCGAGTTCCCGCGCCTCCGCGACCTAGGCCCCATCCTCGGTGTGTGGGCCTTCGCCATTTTGGTCATGGCCGGCGAGAACGACTTCGGCCCCGCACTGCTGCTGTTTAGCACCGTGCTCGGTATGCTGTACCTAGCCACCAACCGCGTATCGTGGCTGATCATTGGTGCAGCACTTGTGGCCGTTGGTGGTACCGCGCTGTACCAGATCTCCAGCAAGATCCAGTCGCGCGTAACCAACTTTATTAACCCACTGGATAACTTCAACGGCACGGGCTACCAGCTCTCGCAGTCACTCTTCGGGCTGTCTTCTGGTGGAGTGGCCGGCGCTGGGCTTGGTTTAGGCCACCCAGAGCTGATCCCAGTTGCTGAGTCCGATTTCATCCTCGCCGCCGTTGGCGAGGAACTCGGCTTTATTGGACTTGCTGCCGTGCTGGTTCTCTTTGCCATCTTTATCACCCGCGGTCTGCGCACTGCGCTGCGGGCACGTGATTCCTACGGCAAGCTCATGGCTGCTGGCCTCTCGCTGACCTTGGCCATCCAGGTCTTTGTGGTCACCGCTGGAATTACCGCCCTCATGCCGATGACGGGTCTGACCACGCCGTTTATGTCTCAAGGCGGGTCTAGTTTGATGGCTAACTACATTCTTCTCGGACTGATCCTTAGGATCTCCCACTCCACACAAGCTGCCGCCAACGACGTGGTGTCTATGGACGAGCAGGCGGCACGAGGTCAGGAGGCCCACCGATGA
- a CDS encoding PP2C family protein-serine/threonine phosphatase produces MLRLNYAAASDRGLVRGNNEDSAYAGPHLIALADGMGGHAAGEVASQLMINHLMRLDADVDDNDMLALLASVADDANRAIAQGVRDVPETDGMGTTLTALMFNGADLAMCHVGDSRGYRLRDGALEQITVDDTYVQSLVDKGQLAPEDVSTHPQRSMILKAYTGRPVEPTLKMIDIRPGDRFLLCSDGLSDPVTHSTIETTLQQGTPQEAARRLVDLALRSGGPDNVTVVVADVVEADGSDKSAAAASLPVTPLTVGALNSGMPEDPRPDTAAGRAAMAIAQRQPQVILPDPEPVKEATPSPRHRMVGVISALVVLAVLISAGWWGSSMVKNNYYVTTADSDSAQGTLVIENGIDVSLLGKSLHSTYQFACLSPEGDLTFVDSADAEKSCHRFRLSDLKESARGQVSTLPDGSYDEVQQQLQRLAEQTLPACITRQAAQPKDKDKKKPAAPSSAAATTTKAASPSSTGSPDDLSTPGETCREVK; encoded by the coding sequence ATGCTGAGGTTGAATTATGCAGCGGCTTCCGATCGGGGGCTGGTGCGAGGCAATAATGAGGACTCGGCGTATGCGGGTCCTCACCTCATTGCGCTTGCCGACGGCATGGGTGGTCATGCGGCTGGCGAGGTTGCTTCGCAGTTGATGATTAATCATTTGATGCGTCTCGACGCCGACGTCGACGACAACGACATGTTGGCGTTGTTGGCATCGGTAGCTGACGACGCCAACCGTGCCATCGCTCAAGGTGTCCGCGATGTTCCGGAAACCGACGGCATGGGCACCACGCTAACGGCGCTGATGTTTAACGGTGCCGATTTGGCGATGTGCCATGTGGGTGATTCCCGTGGTTATCGTCTCCGCGATGGCGCGTTGGAACAGATCACGGTGGATGACACCTATGTGCAGTCCCTCGTGGATAAGGGGCAGCTGGCCCCTGAGGATGTGTCCACGCACCCGCAGCGCTCAATGATTTTGAAGGCTTATACTGGTCGCCCAGTTGAGCCCACGTTGAAGATGATTGATATTCGCCCTGGCGATCGTTTCTTGTTGTGCTCGGATGGATTGTCTGATCCGGTCACGCATTCGACGATTGAGACGACTCTGCAGCAGGGCACGCCCCAAGAGGCTGCTCGCCGGTTGGTTGATTTGGCACTTCGTTCGGGTGGCCCCGATAACGTCACGGTTGTGGTGGCAGATGTTGTAGAGGCAGATGGCTCGGATAAGTCCGCTGCTGCCGCATCGTTGCCGGTTACACCGCTGACGGTGGGTGCTCTTAATTCGGGTATGCCGGAGGATCCCCGCCCAGATACGGCGGCGGGACGGGCGGCGATGGCGATTGCACAGCGTCAGCCCCAGGTGATCCTTCCGGATCCGGAGCCTGTCAAGGAGGCTACGCCGAGCCCACGACATCGCATGGTGGGCGTGATTAGTGCGCTGGTGGTATTGGCTGTGCTGATCAGTGCTGGTTGGTGGGGTTCTTCGATGGTGAAGAACAACTACTATGTCACCACCGCGGATTCGGATTCTGCGCAGGGCACGTTGGTCATCGAAAACGGTATCGACGTCTCCTTGCTGGGCAAATCCTTGCACAGCACGTACCAGTTCGCTTGTTTGAGCCCCGAGGGGGATCTCACGTTTGTGGATTCTGCCGACGCAGAAAAATCTTGCCATCGGTTCCGGTTGAGCGATCTGAAGGAGTCGGCACGCGGACAGGTGTCCACGCTTCCCGACGGCAGCTACGACGAAGTGCAGCAGCAGCTGCAGCGCTTGGCAGAACAAACCCTGCCAGCATGTATTACTCGTCAGGCTGCGCAGCCAAAGGATAAGGATAAAAAGAAGCCAGCGGCGCCGTCGAGTGCAGCCGCTACGACTACAAAGGCGGCGTCGCCAAGCAGTACCGGCTCCCCCGATGATCTCTCCACACCTGGCGAAACCTGCAGGGAGGTCAAATAA
- a CDS encoding FHA domain-containing protein FhaB/FipA gives MESVIVFLLRIALLVLLWLLILLALYIQRKDAKSAAQTTVAPQAVTGLGVSSASSPLKKVSRRGGAPQQIVVVEGPLTGSSMQLDSLTEITLGRSKDCDFVVGDDYASARHARLIKRGSEWFAEDLDSRNGTYVGGYRIDQPEKVSAGSDIKIGRTTVRLVA, from the coding sequence GTGGAATCCGTCATTGTTTTTTTGCTGCGCATTGCCTTGTTGGTTTTGTTGTGGCTCTTGATTCTTCTTGCTCTTTATATTCAGCGCAAGGATGCTAAGTCGGCTGCTCAAACGACGGTCGCGCCGCAGGCTGTGACGGGACTTGGGGTGTCGTCGGCGTCGAGTCCGTTGAAGAAGGTGTCTCGTCGTGGTGGCGCACCTCAGCAGATTGTTGTGGTTGAGGGCCCGTTGACGGGTTCGTCTATGCAGTTGGATTCTTTGACGGAGATTACGTTGGGCCGTTCGAAGGATTGCGATTTTGTGGTGGGCGATGATTATGCGTCGGCTCGTCACGCTCGTTTGATTAAGCGTGGTAGCGAGTGGTTTGCGGAGGATTTGGATTCTCGCAATGGCACGTATGTGGGCGGTTATCGCATTGATCAGCCGGAGAAGGTTTCTGCTGGTAGTGACATTAAGATTGGTCGTACAACGGTGAGGTTGGTTGCTTGA
- a CDS encoding DUF3662 and FHA domain-containing protein, giving the protein MSIMGKVAKLDSAMQRGLDNSFAFVFGGKLVPAEIEELLKQEVQDNIVRAYEGGVESPNVFRVRVSRKDAQNLAQRYPSLADDFADRLSRYTRNQGWSTEGPVVVTIAADSGLRTGQLHASSAFDPAPQEYSHFIGVEDDVVTAAPTNDESNYESESGMNSYDADPRTEYMTAQAPDAIYTEVPVPEPKATPTVSLLLQDGSSRTYLVEEGSNIIGRSNEAHFRLPDTGVSRQHAEITWNGRDAILTDLKSTNGTTVNDTPVENWLLEDGDVITVGHSHIEVRIVEPN; this is encoded by the coding sequence TTGTCGATCATGGGCAAGGTAGCCAAGCTCGATAGTGCTATGCAGCGTGGCTTGGATAATAGTTTCGCTTTCGTTTTCGGTGGCAAGCTCGTTCCGGCGGAGATTGAGGAACTGCTTAAGCAAGAGGTGCAGGATAATATCGTGCGCGCTTATGAGGGCGGTGTGGAGTCTCCGAATGTGTTCCGTGTGCGTGTGAGCCGAAAGGATGCGCAGAATTTGGCCCAGCGGTATCCGTCGTTGGCTGATGATTTTGCGGATCGTTTGTCGCGTTATACGCGTAATCAGGGCTGGTCTACTGAGGGTCCGGTGGTGGTCACGATCGCCGCGGATTCGGGTCTTCGCACTGGCCAGCTGCATGCGTCGTCAGCTTTTGATCCTGCCCCGCAGGAGTACAGCCACTTTATTGGGGTTGAAGATGATGTGGTGACTGCAGCGCCTACCAATGATGAAAGCAACTATGAAAGCGAGTCCGGCATGAATTCTTATGATGCTGATCCTCGGACGGAGTACATGACGGCGCAGGCGCCGGATGCTATTTATACGGAGGTTCCGGTTCCGGAGCCGAAGGCAACTCCGACGGTGAGCTTGTTGTTGCAGGATGGTTCGTCGCGGACGTATCTGGTGGAAGAGGGCTCGAATATTATCGGGCGTTCTAATGAGGCCCATTTCCGGCTGCCGGATACGGGTGTGTCGCGTCAGCATGCGGAGATTACGTGGAATGGCCGCGATGCCATTTTGACTGATTTGAAGTCAACGAATGGCACGACGGTGAATGACACTCCTGTGGAGAACTGGTTGTTGGAGGATGGCGACGTGATTACTGTTGGTCATTCTCATATTGAAGTTCGTATCGTAGAGCCGAATTAA
- a CDS encoding helix-turn-helix transcriptional regulator, with translation MSPKKKLERTIYNRIRVLRTERDMSRAQLAELVDVNPQTIGALERGDHSPSLDLSLRICDIFNLPIEAIFSRTPFAPLTAANLTQGA, from the coding sequence ATGTCCCCAAAGAAAAAGCTTGAACGGACTATCTACAACCGCATCCGCGTACTGCGCACCGAACGAGATATGTCTCGCGCACAACTCGCGGAGCTTGTAGACGTCAACCCACAAACCATTGGTGCACTAGAACGAGGAGATCACTCCCCCAGTCTCGATCTTTCCCTTCGCATTTGCGACATATTCAACTTACCTATTGAGGCGATATTCTCACGCACACCTTTCGCCCCTCTCACCGCTGCAAATCTCACTCAAGGAGCATGA
- a CDS encoding PhzF family phenazine biosynthesis protein → MWWKPQRHDVLVQECAAGLITIRNDNSTFSFSAPPLTFNAPLTTSEIQEVAESLGISVHNIATAVWGVNGPRWQLIQLADIDLLPTLTPTALSIGKRLGVIAIADRTHVHVRAFVGTGEDPVTGSLNAAIAQWLRKQNKVDNEYEASQGKFVGAAGKITILDDASGIWVGGETQVQINGSIDI, encoded by the coding sequence ATTTGGTGGAAACCACAAAGACATGATGTTCTCGTACAAGAATGCGCCGCTGGCCTCATAACAATCCGAAATGATAACTCGACCTTTTCTTTTTCAGCACCACCCCTCACATTCAACGCCCCTCTGACTACCAGCGAGATCCAAGAAGTCGCCGAATCTCTAGGAATTTCTGTTCATAACATCGCCACTGCCGTCTGGGGAGTAAACGGTCCACGTTGGCAACTTATTCAACTAGCCGATATAGACCTTCTTCCCACCCTTACCCCGACGGCACTTTCCATAGGAAAGCGTCTTGGGGTCATTGCGATAGCCGACCGCACTCACGTCCATGTACGCGCATTTGTAGGTACTGGAGAGGATCCAGTCACAGGTTCATTGAATGCCGCCATCGCTCAATGGCTACGCAAACAAAACAAGGTGGACAACGAATACGAAGCATCCCAAGGAAAGTTTGTGGGCGCAGCTGGAAAAATCACCATCCTTGATGATGCCTCAGGCATCTGGGTAGGTGGCGAAACACAGGTCCAGATAAACGGGAGCATAGACATATAA
- a CDS encoding PhzF family phenazine biosynthesis protein, which translates to MTRHLGKMGHIKLPFIQVDVFSTGSFTGNPLVVVGNADNLSTTQMQNIARWLNLSETTFLSAPTTTDADYRVRIFTRTEELPLAGHPTLGSARA; encoded by the coding sequence GTGACGCGTCATTTAGGCAAAATGGGACACATAAAACTCCCTTTTATCCAAGTAGACGTATTTTCCACTGGTTCTTTCACAGGTAATCCACTTGTCGTCGTCGGTAACGCAGATAATCTGTCCACTACCCAGATGCAGAATATTGCACGGTGGCTAAATCTCTCCGAAACTACTTTCTTATCAGCTCCGACAACAACCGATGCAGATTACCGTGTACGTATCTTCACTCGTACCGAAGAACTGCCGCTCGCCGGCCACCCAACATTAGGTTCTGCACGTGCTTGA
- a CDS encoding ABC transporter ATP-binding protein, with protein MSTTIRVNEVSKSFHGQHVLNNVSCDIRPGEVHALLGRNGAGKSTLFSILLGLIPADSGEVTIDISQVGASINGPAFYGHLSARSNVRVHSTLLGLPDSEADRVLDVVGLSDVGSKKARTFSTGMKARLALAQAILGDPDILILDEPQNGLDPQGIRDLRTLLRAWAASGKTVLVSSHQLGEVTQLADTVTILAEGTIRYSGPLNQLAPQGQLEQEFFRLTQPGVLETGDHHE; from the coding sequence ATGAGTACAACTATTCGAGTCAATGAAGTCTCTAAAAGCTTCCACGGCCAGCATGTTTTGAACAATGTTTCCTGCGATATTCGCCCTGGGGAAGTCCACGCCCTGTTGGGGCGCAACGGTGCAGGAAAATCCACGTTGTTTTCCATTTTGCTTGGTTTGATCCCCGCCGATTCCGGTGAGGTGACTATCGACATTTCCCAAGTAGGTGCCTCTATTAATGGGCCAGCCTTCTATGGGCATTTGTCAGCGCGTTCCAATGTGCGGGTGCACAGCACGTTGTTGGGGCTGCCAGATTCCGAGGCTGATCGTGTGCTCGACGTGGTGGGACTTTCCGATGTTGGGTCGAAAAAGGCTCGGACTTTTTCTACCGGCATGAAGGCTCGATTAGCACTAGCGCAGGCGATCCTTGGCGACCCCGACATCCTCATCTTGGATGAGCCACAAAATGGTCTTGACCCGCAAGGTATCCGCGACCTGCGCACACTACTGCGGGCGTGGGCAGCCAGTGGCAAAACTGTGCTCGTGAGCTCCCACCAGCTAGGAGAAGTCACCCAGCTTGCCGACACCGTCACCATCCTCGCCGAAGGCACAATCCGCTACAGCGGCCCCCTCAATCAACTCGCACCCCAAGGCCAGCTCGAGCAGGAATTCTTCCGCCTCACCCAACCAGGTGTGCTAGAAACTGGTGACCACCATGAATAG
- a CDS encoding response regulator transcription factor, protein MIRIVLADDQPPILKAFSTIIHSRDTMRVVATAANGAEAINACMSHNVDVVVMDIRMPVMDGITAARAILARHPRIRIVMLTTFDDPTLVREALTAGVHGFLLKDADPEIFLTAIEAIHSGESVLASGVTKQVIDTFRHAYGSNLSPEQRQGLSLITRREMDVLLRVAQGLTNAEISADLGIAETTVKTHITALLAKVHARDRVALVLFVHKAGLLLPR, encoded by the coding sequence ATGATTCGCATTGTGCTTGCCGACGACCAACCGCCCATCCTCAAAGCGTTCTCCACAATCATCCACTCCCGCGACACCATGCGCGTAGTGGCCACAGCCGCCAACGGCGCCGAAGCCATCAATGCGTGCATGAGCCACAACGTTGATGTTGTGGTCATGGATATCCGCATGCCCGTCATGGATGGCATCACCGCAGCACGCGCCATCCTCGCCCGGCACCCTCGCATCCGCATCGTCATGCTCACCACTTTCGACGACCCCACGCTCGTCCGCGAAGCGCTCACCGCCGGAGTGCACGGATTTCTTCTTAAAGACGCCGACCCCGAAATCTTCCTCACCGCAATCGAGGCGATCCACTCAGGGGAATCCGTTCTAGCCAGCGGAGTAACCAAGCAGGTTATTGACACATTCCGCCACGCCTATGGCAGCAACCTCAGCCCTGAGCAGCGCCAAGGACTCAGCCTGATCACCCGGCGCGAAATGGATGTACTACTGCGCGTTGCACAAGGGCTCACCAACGCGGAGATCAGTGCTGACCTTGGGATTGCAGAAACGACCGTAAAAACGCATATCACCGCACTACTAGCAAAGGTGCATGCCCGTGACCGCGTCGCTTTGGTGTTGTTTGTACATAAAGCTGGGCTTCTCCTACCACGGTAG